The following proteins are encoded in a genomic region of Pseudomonas saponiphila:
- the cydB gene encoding cytochrome d ubiquinol oxidase subunit II, with translation MTIQGIDLSLIWGVIIAFGVMMYVIMDGFDLGLGILFPLIPDARERDVMMNTVAPVWDGNETWLVLGGAALYGAFPLAYSVILEALYLPLIFMLAGLIFRGVAFEFRFKASPEQRPIWDWAFIGGSLLATLCQGIVIGTYISGIPVLNRQFAGGALDWLAPFPLFCGLGLIVAYALLGSTWLLVKTEGMLEARMRHYTRPLAFALMAVVAVLCVWTPVLHPDIATRWFSHAHVVIFGALAVLGLLALCGLLGTLRQHHSHWPFVFTLVLVFLGYIGLAFSIWPNIVPPSISLWDAASPLTSQLFILIGTLFILPIILMYTCWSYYVFRGKVRIGDGYH, from the coding sequence ATGACGATTCAAGGCATAGACCTGTCGTTGATCTGGGGCGTGATCATTGCCTTCGGGGTGATGATGTACGTGATCATGGACGGCTTCGACCTGGGGCTGGGGATTCTCTTTCCGCTGATCCCCGATGCCCGGGAACGGGACGTGATGATGAACACCGTGGCCCCGGTCTGGGACGGTAACGAAACCTGGCTGGTTCTCGGTGGCGCGGCGCTGTACGGGGCCTTCCCCCTGGCCTACTCGGTGATCCTCGAAGCCCTGTACCTGCCACTGATCTTCATGCTCGCGGGGCTGATCTTCCGCGGCGTGGCCTTCGAGTTCCGTTTCAAGGCCAGCCCCGAACAGCGGCCTATCTGGGACTGGGCGTTTATCGGCGGCTCGCTGCTGGCGACCCTGTGCCAGGGCATTGTCATCGGCACCTACATCAGCGGCATCCCGGTGCTCAACCGGCAGTTCGCCGGCGGCGCCCTGGACTGGCTGGCGCCCTTCCCGCTGTTCTGCGGCCTGGGACTGATCGTGGCCTACGCGCTGCTGGGCAGCACCTGGCTGCTGGTCAAGACCGAGGGCATGCTCGAAGCGCGCATGCGCCACTACACCCGGCCCCTGGCGTTCGCGCTGATGGCGGTGGTGGCGGTGCTCTGCGTCTGGACCCCAGTGCTGCACCCGGACATCGCCACCCGCTGGTTCAGCCATGCCCATGTGGTGATCTTCGGCGCGTTGGCGGTGCTGGGCCTGCTGGCGTTGTGCGGGCTGCTGGGGACCTTGCGCCAGCATCATTCCCACTGGCCGTTCGTGTTCACCCTGGTGCTGGTGTTCCTCGGCTACATCGGCCTGGCGTTCAGCATCTGGCCGAACATCGTGCCGCCGTCCATCAGCCTGTGGGACGCGGCATCGCCCCTGACCAGCCAGCTGTTCATCCTGATCGGCACCCTGTTCATCCTGCCGATCATCCTGATGTACACCTGCTGGAGCTACTACGTGTTCCGCGGCAAAGTGAGGATTGGCGATGGCTACCATTGA
- a CDS encoding DUF2474 family protein gives MATIDRAKTLSRLLWMLGLWLASVLGLGLVAGLLRLLMQAAGMHSH, from the coding sequence ATGGCTACCATTGATCGAGCAAAGACCCTTTCGCGCCTGCTGTGGATGCTCGGCCTCTGGCTGGCCAGCGTCCTCGGCCTGGGGCTGGTGGCCGGCCTGCTGCGCCTGCTGATGCAGGCTGCCGGCATGCACAGCCACTGA